A single region of the Triticum dicoccoides isolate Atlit2015 ecotype Zavitan chromosome 2B, WEW_v2.0, whole genome shotgun sequence genome encodes:
- the LOC119360294 gene encoding uncharacterized protein LOC119360294 encodes MDSISDTKLYELKEQLLLLTTLVATVTYVTGLNLPGGAWQTQQADGHAPLAGDPILRDIHYRRYLAFYYCNGTALASSVVVCLILVMLCRDSPAWSVVLRVVMVLGLLGLVGSYAAGTCHDTFATIWVVALAFPVLAYITYAFVCYLCLPLRREAPTPRYPNGYQEKEKIEVLMLLATFAVTISYAAGLNPPGGFWSSTLQQKEDARLLHLAGDTIMEDSSLRRYRAFFVCNTTSFVASLLIILLLLDKKLSRTISARFVAVYGFIAVALLGLMGAYAAGSCRETDNTIKVLSLAAAVPACVVLQLALNYVFYWPIKNMCDNFSGWLGNLIPGGASALADPDLKNTRFFVMVLASFAVSITYQAGLDPPGGLWQDDLDGHKIGHPVLRTTHPARYQVFFYSNSAAFVTSLVVVMMVQSKFLLKRRTLVAAMVLDLIGLVIAYAAGSTRDTSTSIYVVAVACLVLSYVVAHIALGGEKENIVAEPAPAPASATSVATFSTPPASPVSTTSSVVVLGGGGRRSKEQLDDKRQVLLLIAILAAALTYQAGLTPPGGFWQEDNDKLGHRAGYPILLNNYPRRYKAFFYCNAASFMASVALILLLVNRKLYRPGIRCYALHMCMAVGMFALMGAYAAGSSRHFKTSIYVLTLVILVSASIPLQIAIFWYIRIYMKNNDNHHDSSRTRRQRARGLEAPNQEKNEEFEYLMLLGVLAASVTYQTGLRPPGGMWQEDNAAYSAGNPILHDINKRRNSTSFMASVIAIVMLLPFTLTELEWLQRFLPPQQTSNGKWPLWPVHTAILLDMLGLLVAYAAGSTRKWKSSPC; translated from the exons ATGGATTCAATTTCAGACACAAAATTGTACGAGCTGAAAGAGCAGCTTCTGCTGCTGACCACTCTGGTGGCGACGGTGACGTACGTCACCGGGCTCAACCTGCCCGGGGGAGCCTGGCAGACGCAGCAGGCGGATGGGCATGCCCCCCTCGCCGGCGACCCGATCCTCCGGGACATCCACTACCGTCGGTACCTCGCCTTTTACTACTGCAACGGCACGGCGCTTGCCTCGTCGGTCGTGGTCTGCCTCATCCTCGTCATGCTGTGCAGGGACAGCCCGGCCTGGTCGGTGGTGTTGCGGGTGGTCATGGTGCTCGGCCTTCTTGGGCTCGTGGGTTCCTACGCAGCCGGGACCTGCCATGACACCTTCGCCACCATCTGGGTCGTGGCGCTCGCTTTCCCTGTGTTGGCCTACATCACGTACGCTTTCGTCTGCTACCTCTGCTtgcccctccgccgcgaagctcccaCCCCTAGATACCCAAACGGGTACCAAGAGAAGGAGAAGATCGAGGTGCTCATGCTGCTGGCGACCTTTGCCGTCACCATCTCCTACGCCGCCGGGCTGAATCCACCTGGCGGCTTCTGGAGCAGCACCCTGCAGCAGAAGGAGGACGCCCGCCTTCTTCACCTCGCCGGCGATACGATCATGGAAGATAGCTCGCTCCGGAGGTACCGGGCCTTCTTCGTCTGCAACACGACGTCGTTCGTCGCGTCCTTGCTCATCATCCTGCTGCTCCTGGACAAGAAGTTGAGCAGGACCATCTCGGCGCGGTTCGTGGCGGTCTACGGCTTCATCGCCGTGGCGCTCCTGGGCCTCATGGGGGCCTATGCTGCTGGGAGCTGCAGGGAGACTGACAATACCATCAAGGTCCTCTCCCTGGCCGCTGCCGTTCCTGCCTGCGTAGTCCTGCAGCTGGCTCTCAACTATGTCTTCTACTGGCCAATCAAGAACATGTGTGATAATTTCTCCGGATGGTTGGGGAACTTGATTCCCGGAG GTGCCAGCGCTCTCGCAGATCCAGACTTGAAAAATACTCGATTTTTCGTTATGGTACTTGCTAGCTTCGCGGTGAGCATCACCTACCAAGCAGGACTGGATCCACCAGGCGGCCTCTGGCAAGATGACCTAGATGGGCATAAGATTGGCCACCCGGTGCTCCGGACGACACATCCTGCTCGGTACCAGGTGTTCTTCTACAGCAACTCGGCAGCTTTCGTGACATCTCTGGTGGTCGTCATGATGGTCCAGAGCAAGTTTCTGTTGAAACGCCGCACATTGGTGGCAGCCATGGTGCTAGACCTGATTGGCCTCGTCATTGCCTATGCCGCCGGGAGCACCAGGGATACAAGCACGTCCATCTATGTCGTCGCGGTGGCTTGCCTTGTCCTCTCCTACGTCGTCGCCCATATTGCTTTAGGAGGCGAGAAGGAGAACATCGTTGCTGAACCAGCTCCTGCTCCTGCTTCTGCTACTTCTGTTGCTACTTTTTCTACTCCTCCTGCTAGTCCTGTCTCTACCACTTCTTCAGTAGTAGTACTAGGAGGAGGAGGGCGACGAAGCAAGGAGCAGCTCGACGACAAGCGTCAGGTGTTGTTGCTAATCGCCATCTTGGCGGCGGCACTGACCTACCAAGCCGGGCTGACCCCACCGGGTGGCTTCTGGCAAGAGGACAACGACAAGCTTGGCCATCGCGCGGGCTACCCGATCCTCCTCAATAACTACCCCCGCCGCTACAAGGCCTTCTTCTACTGCAACGCGGCGAGCTTCATGGCATCGGTggctctcatcctcctcctcgtgAACCGCAAGCTGTACAGGCCAGGGATACGGTGCTACGCGCTACATATGTGCATGGCAGTGGGCATGTTTGCGCTCATGGGTGCCTACGCTGCCGGGAGCTCACGCCATTTCAAGACCTCCATCTATGTGTTGACACTGGTGATCTTGGTGTCGGCCTCCATACCCCTGCAGATAGCTATCTTCTGGTACATTCGCATCTACATGAAAAACAACGACAACCATCATGATTCATCTAGAACAAGGCGACAACGAGCACGCGGTCTTGAAGCCCCTAATCAGGAGAAAAACGAGGAGTTCGAGTACCTCATGCTGTTAGGGGTCCTGGCCGCTAGTGTGACATACCAGACCGGGCTGAGACCACCGGGCGGCATGTGGCAGGAGGACAACGCCGCCTACTCCGCCGGCAACCCGATCCTACACGACATCAACAAGCGTCG CAACTCTACTTCATTCATGGCGTCCGTCATCGCAATCGTCATGCTGCTGCCATTCACGCTGACGGAGCTCGAGTGGCTACAACGTTTCCTGCCGCCCCAGCAGACGAGCAACGGCAAGTGGCCGCTCTGGCCGGTCCACACGGCCATTTTGCTGGACATGCTCGGCCTCCTGGTGGCCTACGCGGCAGGAAGTACCAGGAAGTGGAAGTCGTCCCCGTGCTAG
- the LOC119360295 gene encoding uncharacterized protein LOC119360295: MTDIPSPTSTLPPPNEDEDPELLYELKEQLLLLTTLVATVTYVTGLNLPGGAWQTQQADGHLAGDPILRDIHYRRYLAFYYCNGTALASSVVVCLILVMLRRKRPVWTLVLRVVMVLDLLGLMGSYAAGTCHDTFATIWAVALAFPVLAYITFAFVTSHRRGGDPSTNTRTTATGRHEEKEKIEVLMLLATFAVTISYAAGLNPPGGFWTSTLQKDGRLLHLAGDPIMEDSALRRYRAFFVCNTTAFVASLFIIPLLLDKKLSSKISARFLAVYGFIAVALLGLMGAYAAGSCRKTDSTVKVIFLAAAVPACVGLQLALSYAFNVKPIEVMRASFSGWLHYLRGTGGPAGAGDEELGIRCLSLCQDASALEDPDLKNTRYFVMVLASFAVSITYQAGLDPPGGLWQDKLDGHKIGQPVLRTTHPTRYQVFFYSNSAAFVTSLVVVMMVQSKFLLKRRTLVAAMVLDLLGLVIAYAAGCTRDTSTSIYVVAVACLVLSYAVVHISLGGERENMVTRPVHDPDPAMVAPDPAMVAPAPATPAPAPALHVGGGGGGPRRPQRTPRSKEQLDDKRQVLLLIAILAAALTYQAGLTPPGGFWQVDDEKLGHRAGYPVLLDNYPRRYKAFFYCNAASFMSSVALILLLVNRKLYRPGIRCYALHVCMAVGMFALMGAYAAGSSRHLKTSIYVLTLVAVVSASIPLQVAIFWYFGNCMDNRQDPPRIRRRRARGQDDPDKEKDEELEYLMLLAVLAASVTYQNGLRPAGGMWQEDNAAYSAGNPILRDINKRRYDIFLYSNSTSFMASVVAIVMLLPLTLSDDVRWLQRCLPFHRVDLKWSLWPVHTAILLDMLGLLVAYAAGSTKKWESSRNVILLVLPVLAYIALYAMAAAIYIYIRRGSSQSQSPSRQAGQQATSVESSS; the protein is encoded by the exons ATGACAGATATCCCCAGCCCCACCTCCACACTGCCACCACCAAACGAAGATGAAGACCCAGAGTTATTGTACGAGCTGAAAGAGCAGCTTTTGCTGCTGACCACTCTGGTGGCGACGGTGACGTACGTCACCGGGCTCAACCTGCCCGGGGGAGCCTGGCAGACGCAGCAGGCGGACGGGCACCTCGCCGGCGACCCCATCCTCCGGGACATCCACTACCGCCGATACCTCGCCTTCTACTACTGTAACGGCACGGCGCTTGCCTCGTCGGTCGTGGTCTGCCTCATCCTCGTCATGCTGCGGAGGAAGAGACCTGTCTGGACGCTGGTGCTGCGGGTGGTCATGGTGCTCGACCTACTTGGCCTCATGGGTTCCTACGCAGCCGGGACCTGCCATGACACCTTCGCCACCATCTGGGCCGTGGCGCTGGCTTTCCCCGTCTTGGCCTATATCACGTTTGCTTTTGTCACCAGCCACCGCCGCGGCGGCGACCCCAGTACCAACACCAGAACCACAGCCACAGGCCGGCACGAAGAGAAGGAGAAGATCGAGGTGCTGATGCTGCTGGCGACCTTCGCCGTCACCATCTCATACGCCGCCGGGCTGAACCCGCCAGGCGGCTTCTGGACCAGCACCCTGCAGAAGGATGGCCGCCTTCTTCACCTCGCCGGCGACCCGATCATGGAAGATAGCGCGCTCCGCAGGTACCGGGCCTTCTTCGTCTGCAACACGACGGCGTTCGTCGCCTCCTTGTTCATCATCCCGCTCCTCCTGGACAAGAAATTGAGCAGCAAAATCTCAGCGCGGTTTCTGGCGGTCTACGGCTTCATCGCCGTGGCCCTCCTGGGCCTCATGGGGGCCTATGCTGCTGGAAGCTGCAGGAAAACTGACAGTACCGTCAAGGTCATCTTCTTGGCTGCTGCGGTTCCGGCTTGCGTAGGCCTTCAGCTGGCACTTAGTTATGCCTTCAATGTGAAACCAATCGAGGTCATGCGTGCTTCGTTCTCCGGATGGTTGCACTACTTAAGAGGCACTGGCGGTCCTGCAGGTGCAG GTGATGAGGAATTGGGGATAAGATGCTTATCTTTATGTCAAG ATGCCAGTGCACTTGAGGACCCAGACCTGAAAAACACTCGCTATTTTGTTATGGTACTTGCTAGCTTCGCGGTGAGCATCACTTACCAAGCAGGACTGGATCCACCAGGCGGCCTATGGCAAGACAAACTGGATGGCCATAAGATTGGCCAGCCAGTGCTACGAACGACACACCCTACTCGTTACCAGGTGTTCTTCTACAGCAACTCAGCAGCTTTTGTGACATCTCTGGTGGTTGTCATGATGGTCCAGAGCAAGTTTCTTCTCAAGCGCCGCACGTTGGTGGCAGCCATGGTGCTGGACCTGCTCGGCCTCGTCATCGCCTATGCTGCTGGGTGCACCAGGGATACCAGCACATCCATCTATGTTGTCGCGGTGGCTTGCCTTGTCCTCTCCTACGCCGTCGTCCATATCTCgttaggaggagagagggagaacatGGTTACTAGACCTGTTCATGATCCTGATCCTGCAATGGTTGCTCCTGATCCTGCAATGGTTGCTCCTGCTCCTGCtactcctgctcctgctcctgctcttcatgtaggaggaggaggaggaggaccacgTCGACCACAGCGAACACCACGAAGCAAGGAGCAGCTAGATGACAAGCGCCAGGTGTTGTTGTTAATCGCCATCTTAGCGGCGGCACTTACCTACCAAGCCGGGCTCACCCCGCCGGGTGGCTTCTGGCAAGTGGACGATGAGAAGCTTGGACACCGCGCGGGCTACCCGGTCCTCCTCGACAACTACCCGCGTCGCTACAAGGCCTTCTTCTACTGCAACGCGGCGAGCTTCATGTCGTCGGTggctctcatcctcctcctcgtcaACCGCAAGCTGTACAGGCCGGGAATACGGTGCTACGCGCTCCACGTGTGCATGGCGGTGGGCATGTTCGCGCTCATGGGAGCCTACGCTGCCGGGAGCTCACGACATCTCAAGACCTCCATCTATGTGTTGACGCTGGTGGCGGTGGTGTCGGCCTCCATACCCCTGCAGGTAGCCATCTTCTGGTACTTCGGCAACTGCATGGACAACCGTCAGGATCCACCTAGAATAAGACGACGACGAGCACGTGGACAAGATGACCCTGATAAAGAGAAAGACGAGGAACTTGAGTACCTGATGCTGCTAGCAGTCCTGGCTGCGAGTGTGACGTACCAGAACGGCCTGAGGCCAGCGGGCGGCATGTGGCAGGAGGACAACGCCGCCTACTCCGCGGGCAACCCCATCCTACGCGACATCAACAAGCGTCGGTACGATATCTTCCTGTACAGCAACTCCACCTCGTTCATGGCTTCCGTCGTCGCCATCGTCATGCTGCTGCCATTGACGCTGAGCGACGACGTCAGATGGCTACAACGTTGCTTGCCATTCCACAGGGTGGACCTCAAGTGGTCGCTCTGGCCGGTCCACACTGCCATTTTGCTGGACATGCTCGGCCTACTTGTGGCCTACGCGGCAGGAAGTACCAAGAAGTGGGAGTCATCCAGAAATGTGATATTACTCGTCCTCCCCGTCCTAGCCTACATTGCGCTCTACGCAATGGCGGCGGCGATATACATATACATCCGCCGTGGATCCTCCCAGTCACAGTCACCGAGCAGGCAAGCAGGCCAACAAGCAACCAGCGTCGAGTCTTCGTCTTAG